Proteins from a single region of Streptomyces sp. HUAS 15-9:
- a CDS encoding 8-oxoguanine deaminase has translation MAAARRIVIENCSIATVDANDTEYATGHVVIAGHRIESLGAGRAPEGLENVVRRIDASGHLVTPGLINTHHHFYQWITRGLATDHNLFDWLVALYPTWARIDEPMVHAAAQGSLAMMARGGVTTAMDHHYVYPKDSGDLSGAVIRAARETGVRFTLARGSMDRSEKDGGLPPDFAVETLEGALAATEQTVKEHHDASFEAMTQVAVAPCSPFSVSTELLREGAQLARRLGVRLHTHGSETVEEEKFCHELFGMGPTDYFESTGWLGEDVWMAHCVHMNDSDIAAFARTKTGVAHCPSSNARLAAGIARVPDMLAAGVPVGLGVDGTASNESGELHTELRNALLINRLGAHREAALNARQALRLGTYGGAQVLGRAAETGSLEPGKLADLVLWKLDTLAHASIADPVTALVLGAAAPVTASFVNGRQIVEHGRLLHVDEDAIARSTRDEAQRLARIAAQG, from the coding sequence ATGGCAGCAGCCCGGCGCATCGTCATCGAGAACTGCTCGATCGCCACGGTCGACGCGAACGACACCGAGTACGCCACCGGACATGTCGTCATCGCAGGCCACCGCATCGAGTCGCTCGGCGCGGGCAGGGCCCCCGAGGGACTGGAGAACGTCGTACGGCGCATCGACGCCTCCGGCCACCTCGTGACCCCCGGCCTGATCAACACCCACCACCACTTCTACCAGTGGATCACCCGGGGCCTGGCCACCGACCACAACCTCTTCGACTGGCTGGTCGCGCTCTACCCGACCTGGGCGCGCATCGACGAGCCGATGGTCCACGCGGCCGCTCAGGGGTCCCTGGCGATGATGGCCCGCGGCGGCGTGACCACCGCCATGGACCACCACTACGTCTACCCGAAGGACTCCGGCGACCTGTCCGGCGCCGTCATCCGCGCCGCCCGTGAGACGGGCGTCCGCTTCACCCTCGCCCGCGGCTCCATGGACCGCAGTGAGAAGGACGGCGGCCTGCCCCCGGACTTCGCCGTCGAGACGCTGGAGGGAGCCCTCGCCGCGACCGAGCAGACCGTCAAGGAGCACCACGACGCCTCCTTCGAGGCGATGACCCAGGTCGCCGTCGCCCCCTGCTCGCCGTTCTCCGTCTCCACCGAACTCCTGCGTGAAGGTGCCCAGCTGGCCCGCCGCCTCGGCGTGCGCCTGCACACCCACGGCTCGGAGACGGTCGAGGAGGAGAAGTTCTGCCACGAACTGTTCGGCATGGGCCCGACCGACTACTTCGAGTCCACCGGCTGGCTCGGCGAGGACGTGTGGATGGCCCACTGCGTCCATATGAACGACTCCGACATCGCCGCCTTCGCCCGTACGAAGACGGGTGTCGCGCACTGTCCTTCCTCCAACGCGCGTCTGGCGGCGGGCATCGCACGCGTCCCCGACATGCTGGCGGCCGGCGTCCCCGTCGGCCTCGGCGTCGACGGCACCGCCTCCAACGAGTCCGGTGAACTCCACACCGAACTGCGCAACGCGCTGCTCATCAACCGCCTCGGCGCCCACCGCGAGGCCGCCCTGAACGCCCGGCAGGCGCTGCGCCTCGGCACCTACGGCGGCGCCCAGGTCCTCGGCCGGGCCGCCGAGACCGGCTCCCTGGAGCCGGGCAAGCTCGCCGACCTGGTGCTCTGGAAGCTGGACACCCTCGCCCACGCCTCCATCGCCGACCCGGTGACCGCGCTGGTCCTCGGCGCGGCGGCACCGGTCACCGCCTCGTTCGTGAACGGCCGGCAGATCGTCGAGCACGGCCGCCTGCTGCACGTCGACGAGGACGCCATCGCCCGCTCCACGCGGGACGAGGCCCAGCGCCTGGCACGGATCGCCGCCCAGGGCTGA
- a CDS encoding exonuclease domain-containing protein, with the protein MSARRIKPSLYISVDIEADGPIPGPYSMLSLGAAVAGTQDADGFTAADPEQLTFYRELRPISDEFVPEALAVSGLDRERLRSEAAEPALALAEFSAWVREVSAGAQPVMCGYPASYDWTFLYWYLIRFTGASPFGHSGCLDMKTLYATKARVPLRAVAKGTMPRHLLSRRSHTHHALDDAVEQAELLANLMLWPGPGSGPVPD; encoded by the coding sequence ATGTCCGCACGACGTATCAAGCCGAGTCTGTACATCTCCGTCGACATCGAGGCGGACGGCCCGATCCCCGGCCCCTACTCCATGCTGAGCCTGGGGGCCGCCGTCGCCGGTACACAGGACGCCGACGGATTCACCGCCGCCGACCCCGAGCAGCTGACCTTCTATCGCGAACTGCGGCCGATCAGCGATGAGTTCGTGCCCGAGGCCCTCGCGGTGAGCGGACTCGACCGGGAGCGGCTGAGGTCCGAGGCAGCGGAACCCGCCCTCGCGCTGGCCGAGTTCTCCGCCTGGGTCCGGGAGGTGAGCGCGGGTGCCCAGCCGGTGATGTGCGGCTACCCGGCCTCGTACGACTGGACGTTCCTGTACTGGTATCTGATCCGCTTCACCGGGGCGAGCCCCTTCGGGCACTCGGGCTGCCTGGACATGAAGACGCTGTACGCGACGAAGGCCCGCGTTCCGCTGCGGGCCGTCGCCAAGGGGACGATGCCCCGGCATCTGCTGTCACGGCGCTCCCACACCCATCACGCCCTCGACGACGCCGTCGAGCAGGCCGAGTTGCTCGCCAACCTCATGCTGTGGCCGGGTCCCGGGTCGGGACCGGTACCTGACTGA
- a CDS encoding histidine phosphatase family protein: protein MGDLFLVRHGETEWSRSGRHTGWTDVPLTEHGRQEARRLVPLIRSHHIGATFVSPLQRARETAELIGIPDARVDADLREWDYGGYEGITTVEIQRTRPDWFLFTDGVAPGPPEHPGETPEQVGERADRMLGKVDAALANTEGVVLLVAHGHFLRVLTARRLGLCPQHGALFQLATGTLCRLGTEHGRPVVAGWNVRPRD, encoded by the coding sequence GTGGGTGACCTCTTTCTCGTCCGGCACGGTGAGACCGAGTGGTCGCGGTCCGGACGGCACACCGGCTGGACGGACGTACCCCTCACCGAGCACGGGAGACAGGAGGCGCGCCGGCTGGTGCCGCTGATCCGCTCGCACCACATCGGCGCCACCTTCGTCAGCCCCCTGCAGCGGGCCCGGGAGACCGCCGAACTCATCGGGATCCCCGACGCCCGGGTCGACGCCGACCTGCGCGAGTGGGACTACGGCGGCTACGAGGGCATCACCACGGTCGAGATCCAGCGCACCCGGCCCGACTGGTTCCTGTTCACGGACGGGGTCGCGCCGGGCCCGCCCGAGCACCCCGGGGAGACTCCGGAGCAGGTCGGGGAGCGTGCCGACCGGATGCTCGGCAAGGTGGACGCCGCCCTCGCCAACACCGAGGGTGTCGTCCTCCTGGTCGCCCACGGCCACTTCCTGCGCGTCCTCACCGCCCGCCGCCTCGGCCTGTGCCCGCAGCACGGGGCCCTGTTCCAGCTGGCGACGGGCACACTGTGCCGGCTCGGCACGGAGCACGGGCGGCCGGTGGTGGCGGGGTGGAACGTCCGGCCGCGCGACTGA
- a CDS encoding pyridoxal phosphate-dependent aminotransferase encodes MEFRQSNKLSEVCYEIRGPVIEHANALEEAGHSVLRLNTGNPALFGFEAPEEILQDMIRMLPQAHGYTDSRGILSARRAVAQRYQSLGLQVGVDDVFLGNGVSELVSMAVQALVEDGDEILIPAPDFPLWTAVTTLAGGKAVHYVCDEQADWNPDLDDIASKITDRTKAVVIINPNNPTGAVYPKEIVEGILDLARRHGLMVFADEIYDQILYDDAVHHSAAALAPDLVVLTFCGLSKTYRVAGFRSGWLVVTGPKQHAKDYLEGLTMLASMRLCANAPAQYAIQAALGGRQSIRELAAPGGRLYEQRNVAWERLNEIPGVSCVKPKGALYAFPRLDPKVHKIHDDEKFVLDLLLREKIQVVQGTGFNWPAPDHFRILTLPHAEDLEAAIGRIGRFLSGYRQ; translated from the coding sequence ATGGAGTTCCGGCAGTCGAACAAGCTCAGCGAGGTCTGTTACGAGATCCGCGGCCCGGTGATCGAGCACGCCAACGCGCTGGAGGAGGCGGGCCACAGCGTGCTGCGCCTGAACACCGGCAACCCGGCGCTCTTCGGCTTCGAGGCACCGGAGGAGATCCTCCAGGACATGATCCGGATGCTCCCGCAGGCGCACGGCTACACGGACTCGCGCGGCATCCTCTCCGCCCGCCGCGCCGTGGCCCAGCGCTACCAGAGCCTCGGCCTGCAGGTCGGCGTCGACGACGTGTTCCTCGGCAACGGCGTCTCCGAGCTGGTGTCGATGGCCGTCCAGGCGCTGGTGGAGGACGGCGACGAAATCCTCATCCCCGCACCGGACTTCCCGCTGTGGACGGCAGTGACGACCCTCGCGGGCGGCAAGGCGGTCCACTACGTGTGCGACGAACAGGCCGACTGGAACCCGGACCTGGACGACATCGCGTCGAAGATCACCGATCGCACCAAGGCCGTCGTCATCATCAACCCGAACAACCCCACCGGGGCGGTCTACCCGAAGGAGATCGTCGAGGGCATCCTCGACCTCGCCCGCCGCCACGGCCTGATGGTCTTCGCCGACGAGATCTACGACCAGATCCTGTACGACGACGCCGTCCACCACTCCGCCGCCGCCCTCGCTCCCGACCTGGTCGTCCTCACCTTCTGCGGGCTGTCGAAGACGTACCGGGTGGCGGGCTTCCGCTCCGGGTGGCTGGTCGTCACCGGTCCCAAGCAGCACGCGAAGGACTATCTGGAGGGCCTGACCATGCTGGCCTCCATGCGCCTGTGCGCCAACGCGCCCGCGCAGTACGCCATCCAGGCCGCGCTCGGCGGGCGCCAGTCCATCCGCGAACTCGCCGCTCCCGGCGGCCGGTTGTACGAGCAGCGGAACGTGGCCTGGGAGAGGCTGAACGAGATCCCGGGCGTGTCCTGCGTCAAACCCAAGGGCGCGCTGTACGCCTTTCCGCGCCTCGACCCCAAGGTGCACAAGATCCACGACGACGAGAAGTTCGTCCTCGACCTGCTGCTCCGTGAGAAGATCCAGGTCGTCCAGGGCACCGGCTTCAACTGGCCCGCTCCGGACCACTTCCGCATCCTCACCCTCCCGCACGCGGAGGACCTGGAGGCGGCGATCGGCCGGATCGGACGGTTCCTGAGCGGATACCGGCAGTAG
- a CDS encoding winged helix-turn-helix transcriptional regulator, producing the protein MSPRRSYDQYCSAARALDLVGDRWTLLIVRELLAGPRRYTDLHADLPGVSTDVLASRLKDMERDGLATRRRLPPPGAAYVYELTGRGRGLLSVLQALGTWGEAELGERRPTDAVRAHWFALPLTRGLEGEGIVEVQVEEGDFHLYLGAEEGAVYGDGRAPTEPDARLVLDSATCAAVTRGELSVLRAVRDGRITVTGDSTLAKTLREA; encoded by the coding sequence ATGTCACCTCGCCGAAGCTACGACCAGTACTGTTCCGCAGCCCGTGCGCTCGACCTGGTCGGCGACCGCTGGACCCTGCTGATCGTCCGGGAGCTGCTCGCCGGTCCCCGCCGCTACACGGACCTGCACGCGGACCTGCCGGGGGTCAGCACGGACGTACTCGCCTCACGGCTGAAGGACATGGAGCGCGACGGCCTCGCGACCCGGCGCCGGCTGCCTCCGCCGGGAGCGGCCTACGTCTACGAACTCACCGGGCGTGGACGCGGGTTGCTGTCCGTGCTGCAGGCGCTGGGCACGTGGGGCGAGGCCGAGCTGGGGGAGCGGCGGCCCACCGACGCCGTACGGGCGCACTGGTTCGCGCTGCCGCTGACGCGCGGTCTTGAGGGCGAGGGGATCGTCGAGGTCCAGGTGGAGGAAGGTGACTTCCATCTGTACCTGGGAGCGGAGGAAGGCGCCGTGTACGGCGACGGGCGGGCCCCCACCGAGCCCGACGCCCGGCTCGTACTCGACTCCGCCACCTGCGCCGCCGTCACCCGCGGAGAGCTGAGCGTGCTGCGCGCGGTGCGGGACGGCCGGATCACGGTGACCGGTGACAGCACCCTGGCCAAGACGTTGCGGGAGGCGTGA
- a CDS encoding VWA domain-containing protein — MIRRQRLAAGVCALLATLTAGIAFPAGAVADETDQAAAPKVELVLDVSGSMRARDIDGGSRMAAAKQAFNEVLDATPEEVQLGIRTLGANYRGNDRKTGCKDTAQLYPVGPLNRTEAKTAVATLAPTGWTPIGPALLKAATDLDGGDGTRRIVLISDGEDTCQPLDPCEVAREIAAKGIGLTIDTLGLVPDAKTRDQLSCIADATGGTYTDVRHKEELSDKVGQLVDRAADPVVTPVATQGATQCSSAPALKSGLYTDREEFGQQRWYKVDVNPGQELRASVSVADDRAVNPDYGVLLRAVTAHGREIVRGEAAGNGRTDMISTGLRYPKPESDDDTASAETVCLQVTNSFSAAAGVKTTPGLPLELTVDVVDGPDKVSDVASFGLGRGWWLLGALVLTGFVAGLLWGWVSRWRVAVWRTN; from the coding sequence ATGATCAGAAGACAACGGCTGGCGGCGGGCGTCTGCGCCCTGCTCGCCACCCTGACGGCCGGGATCGCGTTCCCCGCCGGAGCGGTTGCCGACGAGACGGACCAGGCGGCCGCCCCGAAGGTGGAACTGGTTCTCGACGTCAGCGGTTCCATGCGGGCGCGGGACATCGACGGCGGCTCGCGGATGGCCGCGGCGAAGCAGGCGTTCAACGAGGTGCTGGACGCGACGCCCGAGGAGGTCCAGCTCGGTATACGGACGCTGGGCGCCAACTACCGCGGCAACGACCGGAAGACGGGCTGCAAGGACACCGCGCAGCTCTATCCGGTGGGCCCGCTGAACCGGACCGAGGCGAAGACCGCGGTGGCGACCCTGGCACCGACCGGCTGGACGCCGATCGGTCCCGCGCTGCTGAAGGCGGCCACCGATCTCGACGGCGGTGACGGCACCCGCCGTATCGTCCTGATCAGCGACGGCGAGGACACCTGCCAGCCGCTGGATCCGTGCGAGGTGGCCCGCGAGATCGCCGCCAAGGGCATCGGGCTGACCATCGACACGCTCGGCCTGGTGCCGGACGCGAAGACCCGTGACCAGCTCAGCTGTATCGCGGACGCGACGGGCGGCACCTACACCGACGTGCGGCACAAGGAGGAACTCAGCGACAAGGTCGGCCAGTTGGTCGACCGGGCGGCCGATCCGGTGGTGACGCCGGTGGCCACGCAGGGCGCGACGCAGTGTTCGAGCGCGCCCGCGCTGAAGTCCGGCCTCTACACGGACCGTGAGGAGTTCGGGCAGCAGCGCTGGTACAAGGTGGACGTCAACCCCGGCCAGGAGCTGCGCGCCTCGGTGAGCGTGGCGGACGACCGGGCCGTCAACCCGGACTACGGGGTGCTGCTGCGGGCGGTCACGGCGCACGGCCGCGAGATCGTGCGCGGGGAGGCCGCGGGCAACGGCCGTACGGACATGATCTCGACGGGTCTGCGCTACCCGAAGCCCGAGAGCGACGACGACACGGCGAGTGCCGAGACGGTGTGCCTCCAGGTCACCAACTCCTTCTCGGCGGCGGCCGGCGTGAAGACCACGCCGGGTCTGCCGCTGGAGCTGACCGTCGACGTCGTGGACGGCCCGGACAAGGTGAGCGACGTGGCCTCCTTCGGCCTCGGGCGCGGCTGGTGGCTGCTCGGCGCACTGGTGCTGACCGGCTTCGTCGCGGGTCTGCTGTGGGGCTGGGTGTCGCGCTGGCGGGTCGCGGTCTGGAGGACCAACTGA
- a CDS encoding IucA/IucC family siderophore biosynthesis protein, whose translation MHRPPTAEAQVAAELAEIRPALLPLYAAGLPGARAAVLTRLWRALAYEPLPWITRRVRGPRGLALWLSDGRALHGPHADPYATTAYVTTVHLGGVPYDDPARLMTDLAVPHGADFAAELGHSAASLALSLAGHPDRPKEWPTRDREWEQRVVDGHPFHPNCRSRPGFSVAEQLAYGPEHGPVVELGTVPVRPEECLLTGSWPEEMRDGGHLLIPVHPWQVEHVLKLPVEGTLPAHPLMSLRTLALPDGPHVKTALTTRLTSSVRDISEYSIGISATLSSFAEDLAARTDGLLHITRTRGAVTAHSPDLAAVLRESPQRFAAPGEYVLPVGALATTDLPDSPAWLAGLMRLALTVGLRLLELGVALEAHGQNLLVVLSATGSPLRLVYRDLADIRISPARLVRHGITPPALTGRVVTDDETALRRKLFGSLVAGALAGAAGSGAALATALETAVRDLPRSPDLTALCEEPLPAKALTLMRLSPRTPGDQWVDLPNPLVLEPDTSGH comes from the coding sequence GTGCACCGTCCCCCCACCGCCGAGGCGCAGGTCGCCGCCGAGCTGGCCGAGATCCGGCCCGCTCTCCTGCCCCTGTATGCGGCCGGGCTGCCCGGTGCCCGGGCGGCCGTGCTGACCCGTCTGTGGCGGGCGCTCGCATACGAACCGCTGCCCTGGATCACCCGCCGTGTCCGCGGCCCGCGTGGCCTTGCCCTGTGGCTCTCCGACGGCCGCGCGCTGCACGGGCCGCACGCGGATCCGTACGCGACCACCGCGTACGTCACCACCGTGCACCTCGGCGGTGTGCCGTACGACGATCCCGCCCGCCTGATGACGGACCTCGCGGTGCCGCACGGGGCGGACTTCGCCGCCGAACTCGGGCACAGCGCGGCCTCGTTGGCGCTGTCCCTGGCCGGACACCCGGATCGCCCGAAAGAGTGGCCGACGCGGGACCGGGAGTGGGAGCAGCGGGTGGTCGACGGGCATCCGTTCCACCCCAACTGCCGTTCCCGGCCCGGTTTCTCGGTGGCCGAGCAGCTCGCGTACGGCCCGGAGCACGGGCCCGTGGTGGAACTGGGGACGGTCCCGGTCCGCCCGGAGGAGTGCCTGCTGACGGGGTCCTGGCCCGAGGAGATGCGCGACGGCGGGCACCTGCTGATCCCGGTGCACCCCTGGCAGGTCGAGCACGTCCTCAAGCTGCCCGTCGAGGGCACCCTGCCCGCACACCCCCTGATGTCCCTGCGGACCCTGGCCCTCCCCGACGGGCCGCACGTCAAGACCGCGCTGACCACCCGGCTGACGTCCTCGGTGCGGGACATCTCGGAGTACTCGATCGGCATCTCCGCGACCCTGTCGTCCTTCGCGGAGGACCTGGCGGCGCGCACGGACGGGCTGCTGCACATCACCCGCACGCGGGGCGCGGTGACGGCGCACTCGCCGGATCTGGCGGCCGTGCTGCGCGAGTCGCCGCAACGGTTCGCGGCGCCGGGCGAGTACGTGCTGCCGGTGGGCGCCCTGGCCACCACGGACCTGCCGGACTCCCCCGCCTGGCTGGCCGGCTTGATGCGCCTCGCGCTGACGGTCGGCCTGCGGCTGCTCGAGCTGGGCGTGGCGCTGGAGGCGCACGGCCAGAACCTCCTCGTGGTGCTGTCCGCGACGGGCTCCCCGCTGCGCCTGGTCTACCGCGATCTGGCCGACATCCGGATCAGCCCCGCCCGGCTGGTCCGCCACGGCATCACCCCGCCCGCTCTGACGGGGCGCGTGGTCACGGACGACGAAACGGCCCTGCGCCGCAAGCTGTTCGGCTCCCTGGTGGCGGGCGCGCTGGCGGGTGCGGCGGGTTCCGGCGCCGCGCTCGCCACGGCCCTGGAGACCGCCGTACGGGACCTGCCGCGCAGCCCCGATCTGACGGCCCTGTGCGAAGAGCCGCTGCCCGCCAAGGCGTTGACGCTGATGCGGCTGTCGCCGCGGACTCCCGGTGACCAGTGGGTCGATCTGCCGAACCCGCTCGTTTTGGAGCCCGACACCTCTGGTCACTAG
- a CDS encoding IucA/IucC family protein: MERVDPMPPSDDVGQRADAYAVAPLLNCLLREVAQPLPEPGERRVYRLPGGGRLLRVRGERRPREPEVHADGLWQPLGHADLVKLVADELRRHTGVSNDELPIEMADSRDAVAALLTARAGATAPDDPYLRSEHSLITGHPYHPAPKARGGGPVTGWLPYAPEAHARFPLVLLGVREDTVVEEGDTSALDALGTAPPGYRLLPAHPWQLDLVGPDLAPAFADGRLVRLGTTGFETWPTAAIRTLYEPCRDLYLKFSLDVRITNDIRRLWRHDLLKLRRTDTAVTRAFARIGPPAAWLGDRGYRTADFAFEELAVLVRDGLRGRLLPGATPLLAAGLAEGFDGNPLATAADPEAWWEAYLRQVVPPALAAFADHGVVLEAHLQNSLIAVDASGTPVQALFRDAEGVKLLPDVSRAAGWERLVYTLVVNHLAEIAAALAEHHRGLGPWPAARRELARHRLPEIAALLTSPTLPGKTNLLLRWTGADGADARYLPLPNPLLGA, from the coding sequence ATGGAACGCGTGGACCCCATGCCCCCCAGCGACGACGTCGGACAGCGTGCCGACGCGTACGCGGTCGCGCCCCTGCTCAACTGTCTGCTGCGGGAGGTGGCCCAGCCCCTCCCGGAGCCCGGGGAACGGCGGGTGTACCGGCTGCCGGGCGGCGGCCGCCTGCTGCGGGTGCGCGGCGAGCGGCGGCCCAGGGAGCCCGAGGTGCACGCGGACGGCCTCTGGCAGCCGCTGGGCCACGCCGATCTGGTGAAGCTGGTCGCGGACGAGCTGCGCCGGCACACCGGGGTGTCGAACGACGAGCTGCCGATCGAGATGGCCGACAGCCGCGACGCGGTCGCCGCGCTGCTCACCGCGCGCGCCGGGGCGACGGCGCCCGACGACCCGTATCTGCGCTCCGAGCACTCCCTCATCACCGGCCATCCCTACCATCCCGCCCCCAAGGCCCGCGGCGGCGGCCCCGTCACGGGCTGGCTGCCGTACGCCCCCGAGGCGCACGCCCGCTTCCCGCTGGTGCTGCTCGGCGTGCGCGAGGACACCGTCGTCGAGGAGGGCGACACCTCCGCGCTGGACGCCCTCGGCACCGCCCCGCCCGGCTACCGGCTGCTGCCCGCCCACCCCTGGCAGCTCGACCTGGTCGGCCCGGATCTCGCCCCCGCGTTCGCGGACGGCCGCCTGGTGCGGCTGGGCACGACCGGGTTCGAGACCTGGCCGACGGCCGCGATCCGCACCCTGTACGAGCCGTGCCGCGACCTCTACCTGAAATTCAGCCTCGATGTGCGCATCACCAACGACATCCGTCGGCTGTGGCGCCACGACCTGCTGAAACTGCGCCGCACCGACACGGCCGTGACCCGTGCCTTCGCCCGGATCGGCCCGCCCGCCGCCTGGCTGGGCGACCGCGGCTACCGCACCGCGGACTTCGCCTTCGAGGAACTGGCCGTCCTCGTCCGCGACGGCCTGCGCGGCCGCCTCCTGCCCGGCGCGACCCCGCTGCTCGCCGCCGGCCTCGCGGAGGGCTTCGACGGCAACCCGCTCGCCACCGCCGCCGACCCCGAGGCCTGGTGGGAGGCCTATCTGCGCCAGGTGGTGCCGCCGGCCCTGGCGGCCTTCGCGGACCACGGCGTCGTCCTGGAGGCCCATCTGCAGAACTCCCTGATCGCCGTGGACGCCTCCGGCACCCCCGTGCAGGCGCTGTTCCGGGACGCCGAGGGCGTCAAGCTGCTGCCGGACGTCTCCCGGGCCGCCGGGTGGGAACGGCTGGTGTACACCCTGGTCGTCAACCACCTGGCCGAGATCGCCGCGGCCCTGGCCGAGCACCACCGGGGCCTCGGCCCCTGGCCCGCCGCCCGCCGCGAACTCGCCCGCCACCGCCTCCCCGAGATCGCCGCCCTGCTCACCTCGCCCACCTTGCCCGGCAAGACCAACCTGCTGCTGCGCTGGACCGGAGCGGACGGCGCCGACGCCCGCTACCTGCCGCTGCCCAACCCGCTCCTCGGCGCCTGA
- a CDS encoding aldehyde dehydrogenase family protein encodes MKAYSGHFIDGQWTQAPDPEVIEVVNPADERVIGSVPAGTPEDVDRAVRAAARAFETWSQAAPEVRADYLRRIHLALEERAEDIARLVASEVGTPVQESRVLQSGLPVFTFGHAADLAAGFDFGPEEIGNSHVVREPVGVVGCITPWNFPLHQVSLKVALALAAGCTVVLKPSEVAPLSAMLLAEITESVGLPAGVFNVVTGYGPVVGEALVDHPDVAMVSFTGSTRAGRRVAALAAGTVKKVALELGGKSPNIILDDADLQAAVADGVAKCYLNSGQTCIALTRMLVPRDKLEEAGRIAAEVARGYRVGDPQEEETRIGPMVSDVQLKRVRDYIATGIAEGATLLTGGPDAPHDGPGYFVAPTVFSDVTNDMTIAREEIFGPVLSILPYDTEEEAVAIANDTPYGLAGAVWSGDLERARAVARRIRAGMVDVNGGAFNPLAPFGGYKQSGVGREAGRLGFEEFLETKAIQH; translated from the coding sequence ATGAAGGCATACAGCGGGCACTTCATCGACGGGCAGTGGACGCAGGCGCCGGACCCCGAGGTGATCGAGGTCGTCAACCCGGCGGACGAACGCGTCATCGGCTCGGTTCCGGCCGGTACGCCCGAGGACGTCGACCGGGCGGTGCGCGCGGCGGCCCGGGCGTTCGAGACGTGGTCGCAGGCCGCCCCCGAGGTCCGCGCGGACTACCTGCGGAGGATCCACCTGGCGCTGGAGGAGCGCGCGGAGGACATCGCGCGCCTGGTGGCGAGCGAGGTCGGCACCCCCGTCCAGGAGAGCCGGGTCCTGCAGTCGGGACTGCCCGTGTTCACCTTCGGACACGCCGCCGACCTGGCGGCCGGCTTCGACTTCGGGCCCGAGGAGATCGGCAACTCCCACGTCGTCCGCGAGCCCGTCGGGGTCGTCGGCTGCATCACGCCGTGGAACTTTCCGCTCCACCAGGTCTCGCTGAAGGTGGCGCTCGCGCTGGCCGCGGGCTGCACCGTCGTGCTCAAGCCGTCCGAGGTCGCCCCCCTGTCCGCCATGCTGCTGGCGGAGATCACCGAGTCGGTGGGGCTGCCCGCCGGAGTGTTCAACGTGGTCACCGGATACGGTCCGGTGGTGGGCGAGGCACTGGTGGACCACCCCGACGTGGCGATGGTCTCCTTCACGGGATCGACCCGGGCCGGCCGCCGGGTGGCGGCGCTCGCGGCGGGGACCGTCAAGAAGGTGGCGCTCGAACTCGGGGGCAAGTCACCCAACATCATCCTGGACGACGCCGACCTGCAGGCCGCGGTCGCCGACGGAGTGGCCAAGTGCTACCTCAATTCCGGCCAGACCTGCATCGCCCTCACCCGCATGCTCGTTCCCCGTGACAAGCTCGAGGAGGCCGGGCGGATCGCCGCCGAGGTGGCGCGCGGCTACCGCGTCGGAGACCCGCAGGAGGAGGAGACACGGATCGGTCCCATGGTCTCCGACGTCCAGCTCAAGCGGGTACGCGACTACATCGCGACCGGGATCGCCGAGGGCGCCACCCTCCTTACCGGCGGCCCGGACGCACCGCACGACGGACCCGGCTACTTCGTCGCCCCGACCGTCTTCAGCGACGTCACCAACGACATGACCATCGCCCGAGAGGAGATCTTCGGGCCGGTGCTGTCGATCCTTCCCTACGACACCGAGGAGGAGGCGGTCGCCATCGCCAATGACACGCCCTACGGCCTCGCCGGCGCCGTGTGGTCGGGCGACCTCGAGCGGGCGCGGGCCGTTGCCCGGCGGATCCGGGCCGGAATGGTCGACGTGAACGGCGGCGCCTTCAACCCCCTTGCCCCGTTCGGTGGTTACAAGCAGTCGGGCGTGGGCCGCGAGGCCGGACGCCTGGGCTTCGAGGAGTTCCTGGAGACCAAGGCCATCCAGCACTGA